From the genome of Thermodesulfovibrionales bacterium:
CTTCACAATCCTGTCTTCAAGGGAATGATAGGATATAACACAGATTCTACCTCCTCTATTTAGGAATTCGAAAATAGAGGCAAGACCTTTTCTTATCTCATTGAGCTCATCATTAACCTCTATCCTTATTGCCTGGAAAGTCCTTGTTGCTGGATGAATCCTTCCTCTTTTTCCAAGTGTCTTTTCAATCAATTCTGCAAGCTCCTTAGGTGTATTTATTGGAGAGTCCTTTCTCTTTCTTATTATTGCTCTCACAATCCTTGCAGCCACCGGCTCCTCTCCGTATTCTTTTATGATCCTCATTAGTCTTTCCTCCGGATAGGTATTAACAACATCCCATGCTGTTATTCCACCTGACCTGTCCATCCTCATATCAAGCCTTGAATCTGAGGAAAAGCCAAAACCCCTTTCACCGCTCTTTAATTGATAAAGAGAAACACCGAGATCAAAGAGTGCTCCATCAATTCCGTTGATTCCCAGTGCCTCAATCTTCTTCGACAGTTCAGAAAATCTTGATTTAACAAATACAACATTTTTTGCCTTCAACCTCTCCATAGAAATCCTCAGGGCATCTTCATCCCTGTCTGCACATATAAGAAGACCCTCACCCTGAAGTTTTTCAAGTATAGCCATGGCATGCCCACCGGTACCAACTGTCGCATCAAGGAATACACCACCTTTTTGGGGAGCAAGCATAGCAAGAACTTCATCAAGGAGTACAGGTCTGTGATACTTAAATTCCTGATGGAAGGTCAATTTACCTCCATTTTTTACTGCATGGCTATTCTCTTTTTTTACAGCAATAATAGATTTGATCATATTCCAAGACCTGCCAGTCTCTCAATGGCACTCTGGATATTTATCTTTGATGGATCAACAACCTTATCCCATTCTGGTCTTGACCATATCTCAATCCTGTCAACCACGCCTACCACAACAACCTCGCCATCTATTCCAGCGTCTTCTCTGTAAGGAGCTGGGATAAGGAGCCTTCCCTGTTTGTCAAGCTCACATTCAACCGCAGAGGCGATGACTCTCCTCATAAAAAATCTTACCTCCTCATAACTTCTTGGAAGGTTCCTTACCTTTTCAAGAAGCCTCTGCCATTCCTCCTGAGGATAGAGATTAAGACATCTATCAAATGGTGCATTTGTTAAATAAAGCCGGGGTCCGTAATTAGAAGATATAATTTCTCTGAAGGAAGCAGGAATCATTAACCTGCCCTTCTCATCAATGGTGTAATAAAATTTTCCTGAAAAACTTGCCATATTTTTTTCCACTTTTTACCACATATTACCACAAATATAATAAAAATCATAAGCCTTGTCAAGAGAAAAATGAAGATAATTAATAAAGTTCAATATATAGAGGTTTTAAAAGGCTGGAATACTATATATAGTAAATTTTCTTAACCTTTTATAAAGACTCTTTTATCTCATAGATTTGCTTTCCATGATTTTCAATACCAGAAACAAGACTTCCTATTTTTCAAAAATTTATCCTGACCGTAAAATAAAAAGTAATTTTGTTACATCACCACTGCCTTTTGAGCTAAAAACAGCTCTGTTAATGGTGAGTTATTAGCTTCCTTCCATTATTATTGGCGTTTATAGCCGCACCTAGGTTAAATGCCGAGAAAGTAACGAACTTATTTTTGAAAAATCAATGCTAAAAATAAAAATTTAATGTCATAATAAAAATCGGCCTCTATTTGCTGGACTGCAGTGGAGGGAATAATTTTTTGTTTCTTTAATAAAGGCTTTTTCCAGGGTTTTAATATGCTTACCTGAACGATTGTAATAAAATCTCCTCTCAATTATAAAGGAAGGAAATTTTTTTAAATTCAGTTAAAGCATTGCTGTCAATAGTTTTAACTTTAAATAATTTTCCAAATTATGAACTGGCTGTTATTCAGCTAATTTATCTTTTAACTTTTAAAAACCTCTTATTCTCCATAAACCACTTTATGGTCCTGTCTATTCCTTCTTCAATGGAAACCTCAGGTGACCACCCAAGGAGTTCCTTTGCCCTGGTAATATCTGCCCATGTTGCCTTCATATCTGCTGGATGTACGGGCTTCCATTCTATCAGTGCCTTCTTACCGAGACCTTCTTCTATCAATCTTATAAGATAAAGCAATTCAACCGGCCTGTCACTACCAAGATTGAATATCTCATAACCCTCTACATCAAGACATCTGATTGTTCCCTCTGCAATGTCATCAATATATGTGAAGTCTCTCTGCTGTTTGCCATCACCGTAAACAGTTACTGGTCTTTCATTGTAGATGTTTTTTATGAATTTAAAATAGCTCATATCAGGTCTCCCTGCCGGTCCATAGACAGTGAAATATCTCGGAATTATCACATCAATTCCGTAAAGATAATGATAGGTGTAGCCGAGAAGCTCTGCTGCCTTTTTTGTTGCTCCATAGGGTGAAAGTGGACTGTCTGTAATGGCATCCTCTTTAAAGGGCATCCTCGCAAAACTGTAAAGGCTTGATGTAGAGGCAAGCAGGAATTTTTTAATTCCATACTCTCTTGCACATTCAAGGAGGTTCAGAGTTCCTTTTGTGTTTGTATCAAGATATATCCATGGATCTTCAAGGGATGCCCTGACCCCTGCCCGTGCTGCAAGATGAAGGATGGCATCAAATTTATTCGATTTAATAAGTCTCTTTAATGAGCCAAATTTGGCGACATCCATCTTATGAAATTTAAAATTCTTAAATTCTCTAAGTACCTTTATCCTCCATCTCTTAAGGGATGGATCATAATAGTCATTGAGATTGTCTATTCCTGTAACTCTATTGCCCCTTTGAAGGAGAAGTTCAGAGACCTTCCAGCCTATGAACCCTGCTGCACCAGTAACAAGATAATGCTTCATAAAACCTCCTCCATATTCTTGAGTCTTTCTATGGCCTCTCTTCCATGAGAACCCATGTCAATGGTAAAGTCATTCACATAAAGTCTTATATGCTTCATTATCACATCCTCTGAGAGTTCCTGACTGTGACTTTTAATGTAAGGAAGTACCTCTTTGAGATGTTCAAGACCATAAATAACTGAGTTATGAATCAGGGAATCTATCTTTTTAATTAAATCCTTGCCAAGAGATTTTTTAGCTATGAGACATCCAAGAGGAATGGGAAGGCCCGTATCCTTCTCCCACCACTCACCGAGGTCTATAAGCGACATAAGACCTGCTTTTTCATAGGTGAATCTTGACTCATGGATTATGATGCCTGCCTTTACATCACCCCTGCAGACAGAGGGAATAATTTTATCAAAGGTCATGAATTTCGGTATAAAGGAGAAAGAACCGTAATTTTTTTTAACATATGCCTTGAAGAGCAGATTTGCTGTTGTGAGTCTTCCTGGTATTGCTATTTCTGATCCCTGAAGCTCTCTTATTGAGCTCAGCTCTTTTGTAACAATAAGTGGTCCGCATCCCCTTCCTATTGCAGCACCGGAATTAAGAAGTTCATATTTATCCTTAACTTTAAGGTAGGCTGCAACAGATACCTTTGTTACGTCAAGGTCTCCAGAAATAGCCCTTTCATTTAAGGTCTCAACATCTTCAATGAATTCTTTAAAAATAATATCGCTTTCTATTTTTTTATTCACAAGGCCATAGAATATAAGAGTATCATTGGGGCAGGAAGAAAAGCCAATGGTAAGTTTCACTGATTTATCCCCATTGTTTCCCTTACAATTTTCATGGTCTCCTGGGCAATGAGCCTTGCCTTTTTTGAACCCTCTTCAGCTATATCTCTGAGGAGTTCGGGTCTTTCTGAGTAATACTTCCTCTTTTCCCATATTGGCTCAAGCATAAGGAATAGATTCTTAAGAAGTACGTGTTTGCATTCAATACAGCCAATCCCTGCAGTTCTGCATCCCTTTGCAACTTCTTCCTGCTCTTCCTTTGTGGAGAAAATCTTATGGAGCTGAAATACTGGTGAAAGCTCAGGATTACCTGGGTCATATCGCCTTTTTCTAGCAGGATCTGTAATCATGGTCATTATCTTCTGCCTTACTACATCAGGCGGATCAGAAAGGTATATGGCATTTCCATAACTCTTCGACATCTTTCTTCCATCTGTACCAGGAACCTTCGGAAACTCAGTAAGAAGGGGTTCTGGTTCAGGAAAGACCTCTTTGGTATAAAGAAAATTGAACCTTCTTGCTATCTCCCTTGTTATCTCGAGGTGGGGAATCTGGTCTATCCCAACAGGAACATACCTTGCTCTGTATATAAGTATATCTGCCGCCTGAAGCACTGGATAACCTAGAAAGCCATAGGTATCTAGGTCCCTGTCCTTTATCTCTTCTTTTTTTTCCTTATAAGTGGGAACCCTCTCAAGCCACCCAAGAGGTGTGATCATGCTTAGAAGCAAATGAAGTTCTGCATGTTCAAGGATCTTTGACTGGATAAAAATAACAGACCTTTCAGGATCTATACCTGTTGAAAGCCAGTTTATAATAAGGTCATCTGTGAACTCCTTTATAACAGAAGGATTCTGGTAATTTGATGTGAGGGCATGCCAGTCTGCCACAAAATAAAAACACTCATACCTGTCTTGAAGTTTCACCCAGTTTCTGAGCGCTCCCACAAGATTTCCGATATGAAGTCTTCCGCTTGGCTGCATTCCGCTTAAAACCCTTTCCATAGTCAATTATTATAAACTAAACCCTGAGAGGGAGGCAAAAGTTTCTGAATTTGTTGATACCTTGGAGGATTAATAATAATTTTATGCTGCCTTGCTCATAGAGCAAAATTTACCAATTTTGCTCCTCTGCGAGATTTTTTGACATTTTTTGATATAATATGACAGTTTTTGGCTTTTTTTTGTGTTCTTTTAAATATAAGTGATTGAATTTTAAGATAAAAATATTCTATATTCTGAGCATGTTTTTTGCTTAAGAATAATAAGAGTTTTTACCCTGGAGGATTATTATGTTTTTAAAAATTTTGAGTAATTATCTTTTTGCTTTCCTTTTGGCTTTATTTATATTTAGTGTCAAAGACCTTCCTGCTCAGGAATCTCCCATAGAGACAGATCAATCTTCCACAGAAAATAATTTGGTAAGTAAAATAAAGGACCCCTTAATAGTGCCTGATCAAAAGGATAAAGTTGAAAGAAAGCCCCTTGATGAGGAATTTTACGACCTGAAAACCCTGATACATGATTATGACTCAAATAATCTCGCCATAAGGGCTGTTGAACGCCATATAAATACCTTCACTACTAGACTGAGGGATAGATTTGCCATCTGGCTGTCCAGGGCTGGTATGTATATTGACATTATGAAAGAGATACTTGTTCAGAATGGTCTTCCGAAGGAACTGGTCTTTTTACCCCTTATTGAAAGTGGTTTTAACACTAATGCCTACTCAAGGGCAAGGGCTGTAGGACCATGGCAGTTCATAGCATCTACAGCGAGAAAATATGGCCTAACAATAAACTGGTGGATAGATGAAAGACGAGACCCCATAAAATCAACAGAAGCAGCAGCAAGGTATTTAAAAGACCTCTATGATATGTTTAATTCCTGGCATCTTGCAATGGCTGCCTATAATGCTGGTGAAGGTAAGGTAATGAGGGCATTAAGAAAAACCAGAACAGAAGACCACTGGACCCTTCTTCAGAAAAAGACTTATCTAAGAAGGGAAACAAGGGAATATGTACCGAAGTTCATTGCAGCCAGCCTTATTGCTCTTGAACCTGAAAAATATGGTTTTGAAGACATTGATTATCATGAGCCGGTGGAATTCACAGAGGTCGAGATAGAATCGCCTGTAGACCTTGAGATAATAGCTAAGGCTGCGGAGACCGATCTTCAGACTATAAGGCTGCTTAATCCTGAGCTAAAAAGGTGGTGCACTCCACCCGATCAGCCCACCTACATAATAAGAATACCGGCTGAGAAGAAGGAAATATTTCTTCAAAACCTTGAGAAAATTCCGAAGGAAAAGAGATATTCATACAGAATCCACAGGGTTAGAAAAGGAGAAACAGTATCAAAGATTGCAAAGAGATACGGAATACAGGAATCTGTCATATATGCCCTAAATCCAGAGATAAAGGGTTCTGACCTCAAACCGGAGAGAGAAATAAAAATTCCACCAGAGGGATTCAAACCCGATCCTGATGACCTTAAGAAAAAGAGAAGAACTTATAGAAAAAAGAATCCTTCAGCCTGAACTTGCTCTTTTAATTGCATCAAGTATCTCGGAGAGACTGAATGGCTTGGGTATGAAAAGGTCAGCACCAGCTTTAAGAAAATATTCCTTATTATGCCTTGCGCTTATGCCTATAATAAATACAGAAGGATTAATTTTGCGACAGTGGGCTGTTAATTCAATGCCATTGAGTCCTGGCATATCACAGTCAGTAATCAATATATCAAAAGGCTCTTTTTCCAGAAACCTCAGGCCAGAGAGGCCGTCCTGAGCGGTCCTTACACTGTATCCTGAAAGGCTAAGAAAATCCTTCAAGAGCATGAGTATACCATCATCATTTTCCACTAAAAGTATACGCTCTCTAACCTCAGAGGACATAATATCTTATACAACTAAAAGTTGTATAAAGTCAATAGATACAACTCTGGATTGATGGACTTAATGAGAGCAGTTCACATAATCTTCAGACTGAGGGTGAAAAATCAGCGAAATCTCATAGGAAGGCTGATAAAAAAGTACAGGCAGCAAAAGGGCCTTTCCCAGATGGCACTTGCTGAAAAGATAGGTGTATCCTATCAGCAAATACAGAAATATGAGTCAGGCAAAAACAGCATTACCGCTGAAAGACTCATCGCTATATCAGAGGCACTGGGAATACCTGTACATAAATTTTTTCCATCAGAAAAAGAAGTACTTTCTGAAGAAGAGTCACCATATGGTGTACTTTCAGAAGAGGAAATAAAACTTATTGAACACTTCAGGAATATAAAGGACAGAAATAAAAGAAAGGCGATATTTACAATATTAGAGGCGATAAAGGACTAGATATTCTTTAACACTGTTAGATAGGGTGATTGGGGAAATTCCTTTTTTAACTGCTCTATCCTGTTTTTTGCCTCATCATTTCTTTTAAGCTCTGTAAGAATCCTTGCAGATTCATAAAGGGCAAGGTCTTTGAAGGTGGAACCATTTTTGTAAAGCTCATCATAGACCCTTAAGGCCTCCTCATGGTGTCCTTTCTTCTTATAGACCATGGCCATCCTCTGATAACATAGTGGCATAAGATACTTATTGTCGCCGTATTTGTTTTTAAATTCCTGAAGTTGTTTCAGCGCCTCATCAAAAGCACCGGTTCTGTAATAAGCATCAATGATGTAAAGAAGTGTGACTGGATCAGGTCTTGCTTCGTAGGATTTTCTGAGTAGCTCAATAGCCTTTTTATAATCCTGAGGAGAAACTCCTGTCTGTATAAAAAAAATCCTGTACCCTTCGTAAAAAAGCCTTGATGCCCTTGAACTTGAATAAAAGGTATATAAAAGAAAAGCAGCCACCAGAAGAATCAATGTAAAGCTTATTATCAATATCTTTCTAAGGTCAGTAACCTTATCTTTAAGCCTTTCCCTGAATTTTTTTAAACCTGATGCGATTTCTTCCTCTGGCTCAGACTTTTTAACAATTTTTTTCTTAATGGGCTTTGGCATAATGCCTCCTCAATGCCTTTTCTACAATCTGCCTGGAATTTAAAAAAATAGAATTTATCCTTGTCTCCTCAATCCCTGCTCCTAAGAGTACTCTTATTGCCATATCCCTTGTTATTAAATCAGATGGTGCATGAGCATCTGTATTAATAACCAGAGGAATACCGAATCTCTGTGCCTCCCTTGCTATATAGCCGTTTGAAAGGCTATGACCCTTCCTCGAGGTTATCTCCAGGTATATACCCTTTTCCTTTGCAAACAATAAATCCTCTCTACTCATTATACCGGGATGTGCGAGTATGTCAACCTCTGCCTCAATGGCAGCTCTGTTTGTACCTTCATATACAGGTTCAACAAGAGTCTCACCGTGAACGAGTACTATCATTGCGCCCATTGACCTTAGCTCTTTCACCAGCGGTGGAATCAATGAAGGCGGCACATGTGTAATTTCAGCTCCTGCCAGCACATCTACGGAAACTCGATCGCTTAACTTTTTTACAACCTCAAGTAGTCTCGGAACAACTATATCAATATTTGAGTGGTCAACATGGTCAGTAATGGCAAGAGCTTCATATCCCAGATGTTCAGCCCTTCTTACCAGCTCGGCAGGTATGAGCTCGCCATCACTGAACACACTGTGAGTATGTAGATCTATCATGCTGTTAAGTTAACCTTTCAGGTATTGAAAAGTCAATATTATGTATATAATCTACTGCACTCCTTGCAATAGCTAAAAGATGAACCTCTTGAGC
Proteins encoded in this window:
- the rsmH gene encoding 16S rRNA (cytosine(1402)-N(4))-methyltransferase RsmH, translating into MIKSIIAVKKENSHAVKNGGKLTFHQEFKYHRPVLLDEVLAMLAPQKGGVFLDATVGTGGHAMAILEKLQGEGLLICADRDEDALRISMERLKAKNVVFVKSRFSELSKKIEALGINGIDGALFDLGVSLYQLKSGERGFGFSSDSRLDMRMDRSGGITAWDVVNTYPEERLMRIIKEYGEEPVAARIVRAIIRKRKDSPINTPKELAELIEKTLGKRGRIHPATRTFQAIRIEVNDELNEIRKGLASIFEFLNRGGRICVISYHSLEDRIVKHTMKEWVKREMAELLTKKPVTPSSEELRLNPSSRSAKLRGAKRL
- a CDS encoding tetratricopeptide repeat protein gives rise to the protein MPKPIKKKIVKKSEPEEEIASGLKKFRERLKDKVTDLRKILIISFTLILLVAAFLLYTFYSSSRASRLFYEGYRIFFIQTGVSPQDYKKAIELLRKSYEARPDPVTLLYIIDAYYRTGAFDEALKQLQEFKNKYGDNKYLMPLCYQRMAMVYKKKGHHEEALRVYDELYKNGSTFKDLALYESARILTELKRNDEAKNRIEQLKKEFPQSPYLTVLKNI
- a CDS encoding response regulator, whose amino-acid sequence is MSSEVRERILLVENDDGILMLLKDFLSLSGYSVRTAQDGLSGLRFLEKEPFDILITDCDMPGLNGIELTAHCRKINPSVFIIGISARHNKEYFLKAGADLFIPKPFSLSEILDAIKRASSG
- a CDS encoding GDP-mannose 4,6-dehydratase — translated: MKHYLVTGAAGFIGWKVSELLLQRGNRVTGIDNLNDYYDPSLKRWRIKVLREFKNFKFHKMDVAKFGSLKRLIKSNKFDAILHLAARAGVRASLEDPWIYLDTNTKGTLNLLECAREYGIKKFLLASTSSLYSFARMPFKEDAITDSPLSPYGATKKAAELLGYTYHYLYGIDVIIPRYFTVYGPAGRPDMSYFKFIKNIYNERPVTVYGDGKQQRDFTYIDDIAEGTIRCLDVEGYEIFNLGSDRPVELLYLIRLIEEGLGKKALIEWKPVHPADMKATWADITRAKELLGWSPEVSIEEGIDRTIKWFMENKRFLKVKR
- a CDS encoding histidinol phosphate phosphatase domain-containing protein, giving the protein MIDLHTHSVFSDGELIPAELVRRAEHLGYEALAITDHVDHSNIDIVVPRLLEVVKKLSDRVSVDVLAGAEITHVPPSLIPPLVKELRSMGAMIVLVHGETLVEPVYEGTNRAAIEAEVDILAHPGIMSREDLLFAKEKGIYLEITSRKGHSLSNGYIAREAQRFGIPLVINTDAHAPSDLITRDMAIRVLLGAGIEETRINSIFLNSRQIVEKALRRHYAKAH
- a CDS encoding 1,4-dihydroxy-6-naphthoate synthase; the encoded protein is MKLTIGFSSCPNDTLIFYGLVNKKIESDIIFKEFIEDVETLNERAISGDLDVTKVSVAAYLKVKDKYELLNSGAAIGRGCGPLIVTKELSSIRELQGSEIAIPGRLTTANLLFKAYVKKNYGSFSFIPKFMTFDKIIPSVCRGDVKAGIIIHESRFTYEKAGLMSLIDLGEWWEKDTGLPIPLGCLIAKKSLGKDLIKKIDSLIHNSVIYGLEHLKEVLPYIKSHSQELSEDVIMKHIRLYVNDFTIDMGSHGREAIERLKNMEEVL
- the mraZ gene encoding division/cell wall cluster transcriptional repressor MraZ, with product MASFSGKFYYTIDEKGRLMIPASFREIISSNYGPRLYLTNAPFDRCLNLYPQEEWQRLLEKVRNLPRSYEEVRFFMRRVIASAVECELDKQGRLLIPAPYREDAGIDGEVVVVGVVDRIEIWSRPEWDKVVDPSKINIQSAIERLAGLGI
- the trpS gene encoding tryptophan--tRNA ligase, which translates into the protein MERVLSGMQPSGRLHIGNLVGALRNWVKLQDRYECFYFVADWHALTSNYQNPSVIKEFTDDLIINWLSTGIDPERSVIFIQSKILEHAELHLLLSMITPLGWLERVPTYKEKKEEIKDRDLDTYGFLGYPVLQAADILIYRARYVPVGIDQIPHLEITREIARRFNFLYTKEVFPEPEPLLTEFPKVPGTDGRKMSKSYGNAIYLSDPPDVVRQKIMTMITDPARKRRYDPGNPELSPVFQLHKIFSTKEEQEEVAKGCRTAGIGCIECKHVLLKNLFLMLEPIWEKRKYYSERPELLRDIAEEGSKKARLIAQETMKIVRETMGINQ
- a CDS encoding helix-turn-helix domain-containing protein → MRAVHIIFRLRVKNQRNLIGRLIKKYRQQKGLSQMALAEKIGVSYQQIQKYESGKNSITAERLIAISEALGIPVHKFFPSEKEVLSEEESPYGVLSEEEIKLIEHFRNIKDRNKRKAIFTILEAIKD
- a CDS encoding transglycosylase SLT domain-containing protein, with product MFLKILSNYLFAFLLALFIFSVKDLPAQESPIETDQSSTENNLVSKIKDPLIVPDQKDKVERKPLDEEFYDLKTLIHDYDSNNLAIRAVERHINTFTTRLRDRFAIWLSRAGMYIDIMKEILVQNGLPKELVFLPLIESGFNTNAYSRARAVGPWQFIASTARKYGLTINWWIDERRDPIKSTEAAARYLKDLYDMFNSWHLAMAAYNAGEGKVMRALRKTRTEDHWTLLQKKTYLRRETREYVPKFIAASLIALEPEKYGFEDIDYHEPVEFTEVEIESPVDLEIIAKAAETDLQTIRLLNPELKRWCTPPDQPTYIIRIPAEKKEIFLQNLEKIPKEKRYSYRIHRVRKGETVSKIAKRYGIQESVIYALNPEIKGSDLKPEREIKIPPEGFKPDPDDLKKKRRTYRKKNPSA